The following DNA comes from Hordeum vulgare subsp. vulgare chromosome 3H, MorexV3_pseudomolecules_assembly, whole genome shotgun sequence.
TCCGGTTTTGGAAACATGCTGGATGACTTTTCGTCGGTTTTGGTTATCTTCCAGAAGGTTCTTGATCCAGTTTCttcgtttgtttttgtttttccttctgtttttttagatttttttcttttgctatttttcatttttctatttcttttcctttttctgttttttcttttgttcTCTTTTATAAAAAAATCCAGATATCAAAATTTGTTCGCGTTTCCAAAAGTTGTTAAGTTATTGAAATAATGTTCTACAAATTCCAAAATTGTTCCTGTTTCgcaaaaaatattcaaaattcGAAATTTAGAAAGTGTTTAAATTATGCAAAATTTGATTGCCTTTCCACCCAATGATAGGATTTTAAAAAAATCCTCTTAAAATTCGAAACTGGTTTGTGTTTTTCAAATATTGTTTGCAATTTACAAAAATATAATCACAGATTacaaaaaaaaatcagatttAATCAAATTTGTTAATGTTTTCAATAAATATTcgcgcttcaaatttatttgggATATAGGAATTGACctctgtttcaaaatttgttctcaaaattaaaaaatgttagtgctttaaaaaattgttcacgaattcccaaaatgttcatgttttcggAAAATGTTTTGGAAATTCAAAATTTGCTCGTAAAATTCAAACATGTTGGTTCTTTAAAATATTATTCACGAATTcccaaaatgttcatgttttcggAAAATGTTTGGGAAATTCAAAATTTGTTCGATTTCCTAAAAAATGTGTTTGTAAAAAATTTGTTCGTCCGTTTAATAAATTGCACAAATTTTGGAATATTGTTCGGGATTTTGTCAAACTGTTTTATTTCTGATACTGTCGTTTGTTTCTTTTAGTATCTTGCTGTGTTTTGGTCGACGGATCTGTTCGGTCGAAATTTGTTTGTTTTAGTATCCTGTTTTATATTCTGATGAAAAAATATATTCTCTGCCAACCATGGATTCAGATATGTTAATATGGGCAAAGGAAAGTCAACATATTTTATCTCCGGGAAATATTATGAAATCAGCGAAGCTGTATAGTATATACTGGACTGATTGTGACACTGCTCATATTGTCACCACATCAACTTGATTCATTTCCTTCACAATTTGATCCATCTCCTCGATCTAACAATCAGAAGATAAGTCAACAGAATATACCACATCAACCCTGTTCGATGAGGCAAAATCAGTTCATTAAGGATGTCTAAATTTAAGAGGGGACAGTCTCGCGTGATTTGATAGATTTATTTGTTCCTAGCTTATTGTCATGTGCATTCACGCGAGTGAAAGGAAGATGGACGAAAAAGGGGAAATTAGTTGCAGCATCACCATAGATTGCCCTCGTCGTTGTAGAATTATCTGTTGGTGTGAGCTCAGTTTAATTTGGCCTGGTTTTGATGTCTCTGCTGTGTGTGCATGTGCAGGTGGCAAAGGCATCCGATCCAACTCAGATGGAGGCTAAGGAGGTTCGGCTCTCGGACATTGCACCAATAACGCTGGATGATACCGACGTGCGGACTGTAACTTTCATATATTCAGATTGGGACCTTTCTTCCTGTTATTTTGCCGTCAAAGCTGAAAAAGAGTGATGCTAATTCGCTAAAGGTCGATGTGGTCATCAACCTCTATGCTCTCAATCTCCTGGCAGAGTATGTTTCCTTAAACGATACTACTGCCACATGATGCATATCATGGTTCTCTGACTTTGGATCAATTTACCCTGCATTTACACGATGTATTGCTAGGAAAGAGAGGCTCTCCATATTATAGTTATCATATATGCTAGACTAGAAGTGGTGGTCACTGGTGAGGTGAAGTGGCAATTTATGCAATAACATCCCAACTGTAAACTGATTATGATGTACTACCTCTGTTTCAACTGATTTCAGAAATAGTGCTTCTAACGGTTGTGATGGTttaccttttatttttgttgtgactaCAGAGAATAGATGACATCACTGAActgaacactgcagaggattttgGTAACCGACCTTCGAAAAAGCTTTTATTTCTTAAAGATAAACCAGAGAAATAAAAGCAGCAATCTGTCACAAAAACATATCTGGCAGCTAGGCATGCGAGTAACATTTGTGTCGGCAACATTGAATGTTTGTGTGTAAATGTAAATCATGAAAAATGTTCATTAGTATCTAGAGAAGAAATATATACACGAGAGAgagtaatgcatatggttgatataaaatatctattaatgggtatAGGTGACTTGAGTCGACCTGCTGTAAGACCTTCTGATTTGTTCTCTGAAGATGGCCTCGGAGTATAGCGTTGCATATTCGTGAAGCAGTTGTGATGCTATGTTTTGTCAGGATTAAGATACTTGAACATGTAAGCAGTACACTATCGAGCAATAAAGATCTTTTCCATGCTGACTGAGTACGTCCTATCATTTGGGCGATGCACATAATCAAAAAGTGTCAAAGGCTAGCTACCAAAATAAATCTGAATCTGCTAACTATACTACTACTGCCACAACTTAACAAGGATGAAGCATAAGAAAGGAGGGATTGCCAAGTTGAACGTGAAGGACAAAGCCTCCAGACGGTGGCTGCTCGTCCACCAAGGTCCAAGGTCCCGTTGATACGGCAGTGCGGGCGGAAGACATGACGGTGCGGCCGTCGGAAGCACTATTCTTCCTGCCCTTGTCCTCCGAGAACGACGGGGACAaggaaggcggcggcggcgttgTCCAGCAGTGGGGAAGAAGAATGGGGAACAGGGAAAAAGATCAAGTTCGTGTGTGTTGTCTGTGTGTGTTGGTCAAGTACTTTAAAAACAGTGTAAAATAAATTACAAACAAAAAAAAGTAATTCAGAAAGGAATGTTCGTCACCGTAAACATGATTCCATTCTAAATAAATATTCTCAAAAAAAAACACGTTcccaaaatgaaaaataaattcaTGTTTTTctgaacaacaaaaaataaaattgatCGAAAGACTATTCCGTACACAACTATTCTTTCATCGGAGAGCTGAAATAAGTCACGTCGAACATTGTTAGGTCCGGTTCAAAAAAAACATTGTTAGGTGCGTCCAAATTCCATGGTCCAAAAAAAGTTGGTAGGAATTAAATTTAAAAAGTTTTGCATAAAGGCACATGGAGTACTATAATATTTTATCCGTGCAAAGCACGAGCATTTATACACTTTATAGCGCAACAATACCATTCCTCTTACATTTTCAATCACGATAACACACATCTACTAGTTACTCCTACGAACTTAGCTTAGCTTATTATAACAGCGTATGGAGGATGGCTGAGAGATTGTCACTAGCCCCATCGCTCCAGCTTCCCTCTTGTTAACCTGACAAACTTGACTACCATTGGTTTCAGTTCAGACGAGCTTGTAGCCGGTGACCCAGACGTTCGCCGGCGGCGCGGCGTGGGCGTACTCGAACGTGACGCTCCCGCCGGCGGGCACCGACGGGGCCGTGCCAGGGAGCACGTGGCCATACCGCGTCTTGTCGAGCCCCGTCACCGGGCCGTAGAGACTGGCGATGCCGAGGTACAGCTCGTGCACCGTCTTGTTCAGCGACCTGTTGGTCACCGTCACCGCGTACCGGCGGTACGTCCGGCCCTTCTCCGTCCATGACGCCGTCGCGTTCTGCTCGATCACGATCGGCGACTTGTGCTCAGCTTGATCGGCGGCTGCAACGCGCACGAGGTGAAGAATCAAGAGCTAGTCATCTCCTCTCGGGTTGGATGGTAAAATGACAAGACTCGGGCCATGCATGATGTTGGGTAGATTATTAATTACCAGCAGAAAGAGATGGCACTAGTGAGGTCTGGTTGTCGAGCCCTGACCGATCAAACCTGCCGCCACCACCTTGGCCGGCGGCGAGCCGAGCGAGCACGCCCATGAACGGCGCGTTGTTGTATGTGGTGGCCTCGGTCTGCTCGTAGTTGTTCCTCTCGTCGGCGAAGTTGTCGTACTCGTCCGGCCCGCCGACGATGGCGCCGTCGAGCAGGTTCGGGTTGCTGCCCTTGCGTGGGTACCAGGTCGCGTACCCGCCGCGGCAGCTCACGAACGCCGGGTTGGACTTGACGGACACGATGGACGCGCCGCGGTGGTGCGCCTCCAGCGGGTAAATGAAGCCGTAGCCGACCATGTAGCTCGTGCCCCTCGGGTTGCTCCCCAGGATGTAGTCCACCTGCGACTTGGCGAACGCCATGATCTCGGCCGGCGACGCCGCCCCGGCCGGGCACCGCACGCCGGCCTGcccggcggcggcgaggctgTCGGAGTAGGCGGCCAGGAGAAACGAGCCGCTGGTCACGAACTGGAGGTTGTTCCACTTCTGGTGGTGCAGGAGGCCGCCGGGCGTCCGCTTTACGTTGCCGGAGCCCTGCTTGCCGAGGGACGCGCAGACGAAGAAGTCCGCCTTCTGCCGGTACCGCTGCAGCACGGCGGCGTGCGCGCCGGCTTTGCCGTGCAGCAGGATCTTGGCGGCGAGGACCTGCACGCCGGGGTACTTGATGTCCCAGCTGAACATGCCGGTGGACCAGCCCGTGCCGCCCATCGCGTCGGCGTTGTTGGCAACGTAGTCCAGGTAGCGCCTGTCGTCGGTCGCCTGGAACAGCCACGCCGCCGCCCACAGCAGCTCGTCCTGAAAGATATATACCACACCACACGTACGGGTTAGTTaaccagatcaagatggatgtTGAACTTGAAAATGGCGGGCGGAGTGTCCATCTGATCTGATCTGATAGCTTACGCTGTATCCGCTGACTGATTGGTAGAAATTCCTCGCCACGGGGATGCTGGCGTCGTACCTTCCCCGGTACTTGTCGGCGAAATCAAACAGCTGAGCCATCCACCAAATGAGCCAAGAAACGTCAGGATTGACTATTGGATCATTTCATCAATACATATTGTTAGTTTATAGATAGAATCGGCAAACCTGCTTGGAGTGTTGCAGGAGTTGGTTGGCGTAACCCGGGTTGGAGCGGCGGAACACGAGCGACGCCGCGGCCATTGCGGCGGCGGTCTCCCCGGCGAGGTCGGACCCCGGGCGCTGGGGGTCGAGGCGGTACGCCTGACGGCTCGTCGACATGTCCTCCGGCCGCTGCCAGCAGCCGTGGTCGGTGTCACCGTCTCCCACCTGCACAAACAAGAATCCATTCCAAGATGCGTACACTTGGTCAGCTGCCGACTACCCGTATGACCACGTAAACCCGACGACGACGTGCATGCACTCGAGTGCGTTTCAAAACTCAAAAGTAAGCGAAGCAGTAGTGCGAAGAGCTACCTCTCCATAGAGCACCTTGGCCTCCGGGTGCGCCTTGACGAAGTAGTCGGTGCCCCACTTGACGGCCTCGAGGGCGTTgccgagctcgccggccgcctccATCTGCCCGCCGTACTCGAGGACGCTCCACGCCATCATGGTCACCGTGAACGCCATCGGCAACCCGAACTTGACGTTGTCGCCGGCGTCGTAGTAGCCGCCCGTGAGATCCACCTGAAAGA
Coding sequences within:
- the LOC123439649 gene encoding endoglucanase 2-like, which translates into the protein MGVVVVVVLAAMVQVAYCGGGGTTPNYREALAKSILFLEAQRSGVLPASQRVSWRSNSGLLDGKANGVDLTGGYYDAGDNVKFGLPMAFTVTMMAWSVLEYGGQMEAAGELGNALEAVKWGTDYFVKAHPEAKVLYGEVGDGDTDHGCWQRPEDMSTSRQAYRLDPQRPGSDLAGETAAAMAAASLVFRRSNPGYANQLLQHSKQLFDFADKYRGRYDASIPVARNFYQSVSGYSDELLWAAAWLFQATDDRRYLDYVANNADAMGGTGWSTGMFSWDIKYPGVQVLAAKILLHGKAGAHAAVLQRYRQKADFFVCASLGKQGSGNVKRTPGGLLHHQKWNNLQFVTSGSFLLAAYSDSLAAAGQAGVRCPAGAASPAEIMAFAKSQVDYILGSNPRGTSYMVGYGFIYPLEAHHRGASIVSVKSNPAFVSCRGGYATWYPRKGSNPNLLDGAIVGGPDEYDNFADERNNYEQTEATTYNNAPFMGVLARLAAGQGGGGRFDRSGLDNQTSLVPSLSAAADQAEHKSPIVIEQNATASWTEKGRTYRRYAVTVTNRSLNKTVHELYLGIASLYGPVTGLDKTRYGHVLPGTAPSVPAGGSVTFEYAHAAPPANVWVTGYKLV